In the Arachis stenosperma cultivar V10309 chromosome 8, arast.V10309.gnm1.PFL2, whole genome shotgun sequence genome, AAAGTAAGTTGGTGACAGTCGGCTTCTTGTATGACAATGATATATTGagagttgggtcgttacaaatCACATATTCTAAAATCAAATCAGAAATCATAAACTAATAACATATGAACAATGTAAAGCTCAAACTTTTTCATTCGAATTTGTGGATTCCATTAAATTCTGAATTTGAattctatattttatttcaatatattttttaattctgaccaataaaaatagaatcaaaactTTAAAATTGAGAAGAACTACAATTAATATTAACATGCATTGATAACTCATTAATATGATAAATTCACTTTTgattagaagaagaaaagaacaGAGTGAAACGCACTAAAAAGAGAAGATAAAACCGTAATGAGGAGAGGAGACAAACAATGCTAAGAAGAGGAGAGTGAAGGTGCTGTGAAAAAAGAGAACTTCTTTGTTTTGGCACTTAGAAGTTTTTGGTTATTTTCAGCAATATTgtgtatgtatataatattttccTGTATTTACCGTGGATAAAAATAGTAAGTGAGACTCGTGTACAACTACCATTTTTTGTAAGGAGCTTCTTCTACGTGCGTGGGTCACGTTTAGGAGCAAACCCTAGGAATTCAAACTTTCTTGTCTTGTTCACAAAAGCACAACCTCCACTCCGCACAGCTCTCATTCCCTCTCAACTCAACCTTCTCATCAATCCTCCGGCGAAGTTCTCTCTTTCTCACATCCTCTCTCAATCTCACTCACTCAATCATCGCCGTAACCACCATTCTCTTCTCTCCATCATTATCCATTTTTCACCACCATCAGCCACCACCATTGCCGGCTCTACCATCAACCTTCTCTCTCACTCACTCTGAAACTCACACCCGCACATTCTCTTCTCTCTCAACCTTCTCCTTTTCTCTCTCCAACCACCCAGCCTTCACCGTCACTACCATCCTCTGAGCCCCTATCTTCATCGCCGCCGCAGCTCACTCCAAAAATTTCCCTCCAAAAGTTTCCTTCCTTTCTTTCACAATTCACACACTCGAAAGAGGGTTCCCACTTCTGAAGAAGCTTCTAGAATCTTCTGATGGCTTCATCCTCGCACGGCGAGCAAATGAAGATCGTGGCGACCCAGTTCTGTTCTGATGATCAGACTCTCATTGCTGTAATTTTCAAACCCCCCTCTTTCCCTTCCCTTGTCTCGCTTCAATTTATTTTCTGATTGTTTTCTAGGGCACGTTTTTTTATTTCCTGCCctgctttcttccttgcttcctcaaaAGGAATAAGGTTGCAACTTGCTATTGGAATTTTTGTACTTCGTTAGCtcattttatgatatatatcTGCAGATTAGTTGTGAATTTTGATTAGTTTACTTGCTTCCTTTCTACTGGGTTTGTTTTAGCATATACGAAAGACTATGACTATAATGAAGGAGATTGCAGTTGAATTCGAGAAACACAACGAATCTGATAAGGTATTTCAATTCATTCactttcttatatatatatatatattggagTGTGAAATTTTGATAATATGGTAAGTGCAAAATAGTAACCATTCACTTCAGGTGAAGGAGTTGGAAGATGCTGTTTTGGAGTTAGCTGATCTCTCTGAGGATAGTGTGCATCTTTCATCAGCAGTTCAAGCTATTGCAAACAGATACCAGCCAAAAGAAGAGGTTGTGAATTCTGGATTCCATGCTTAGAACCTTTTTTTGGGTACTAAGTATGAGTTATTATCTGTTACTATCATCTAACCCTACCATTGTCTCTGAATTCTAACTTGCTTAAAAATACAGGTGAATAATTTTCGTAAGTTACTTGAGGATGAAGTGTCAAAATTGAAGAGCAAGTCTACTAGTTCAGATCCTAATAGTAATCCTTTGGTTCGCCAATTTAAGGAAGCTGTATGGGTATGTGTCTTCTGACTTGTAACTTTTGAAGATTGCCTCTGGCGGCATGTTTTGGTTTACGATAGATGGAAATGTTTGTCTTTATATCAGAGGTCAGTGCACCTCCCTATTTTCTTAGTTTGGAAATAGTTAACTATTATTTCTCTCAAGATATTTTATTCATAAGATGAGTAATGGTAATTAAGTTCGAAGATTTGGGAAACCCTACCACTCATTTTATGTGTTTTCTTTACTGTTTAATGATTTTAAGTTCTGGCCAAGGTGGATAGGTGATTTGTGTCTGTCTGGTAAGAACAGTTTCCTGCAATGATATGAGCTCTCATCCTTGTCTTACAAGAGTTTGACACCTGTGAATAGAAGGATACCTTCCCACCATTGGATAAATATTAGTGTCAACATTCTTTTGATTATATAATCTCATACTTATGCACATTCTAACCTGCATTATGCTTTGTAATATTCTGTTTCCATTATCTTTtttgttagaattttttttaatttaataaatgctATAGCATTTTACTATGACATACCTACACTTATTTGAGTTTTTCTTCTTGCTTCCTAATAATCTAATGTGCTTGCTATTTATCTTTTGTCTTCAGAAAGTTCATCATGAAGGGCAGCCAATGCCAGGAGAAGAGCAGGAGGACATTGTAATGACAAGTACCCAATCCAGTATTTTGAATATGACTTGCCCATTGACTGGAAAACCTGTTACTGAGCTTGAAGAACCAGTTCGCAGGTACCACATATACCCCTTTGATATAATGCCGCGTTGGTTTccaattttttatctttttctgtTAGTATTTGAAGTTACatattttaattgaataaaCTATGATTGATGATTCCTCCTCAATGTTTATTTCATGACATATATGTAAATTTGGTCAATTTGCAATCAATGCATGTTTAGTTTTCTCACTTGCTAGACAGATGAGTAAATGTAAAAATTGGCAGTGTATTGAGTTAGAAAATTGTTTTGAACAAGACAAGTGCAACGTTCACTAATTCTTAGTTGGAACTGTGTGATCTGTATTTGGTTGAAACCGTTGtttcaaatgaaaaaaaaaaatgctcGTCAAAATGATCATTAACGGATATTGAGCATGTTTAGCCGGTTGCTGGTGGAGTGTGGGATTGGCTTAGATTCTACCCTGCTGAATTATCTAGGACATGGGATACAGCCTGCCCATTTGTTTTATTATCCTTCACCTCTCCTATTTTAGATTGGGCTGGCTTTCAGTCAAAGGCTGAAACCTTTATATGAAACTCCAAATGAGAAAGACATGCCTATATCTGTTCCCGTAACCATTGGCCTGTTTTTTTCTCACTTGTGCTCCCATTTGCTTGGTAAAATTGTGATAGAAATGTTCTGCCTTATCCTGCTCAGAGAAATCCTGCTTATAGGATTTCAAACCATGATCTCCGGGGCATAAGGGAAAAGCTTTGTTGATGAGCTGTAGACCTgcagttacaatctttagtGATTTTTGCAAGAACAACAATTTGTCCCTTAATACTCATTCATATTTTAGTAAAATACAGTCTTCCCCAATATCAGCAACTGTGCAACTTTTTATACTGACCCCTGATTTTACTAGCTAGGTCAATAGGTCGGGTAGAGTGGTGACCTTGCCAAATCTCTTATACTTAGGAAGTTCATCACAGCTCCTGGATTTTGGAGGAACATATCATAGTAAATTCAGAATTTAGCAGGCCAAGGTTTTCTCGTTGTATTTGATGGTGAATTTAGTGTTACTAAATTCCTGAGATAGCTGATTAACTATATTTTGGATGCACTTTGAGTAAGCACCGAGGTAAGCGAAAGATACAACATCTAGATACAACAAACAATTGGAAAGTGACTCGAAGAAAAGATTAACTGAAGTTTTGAATGTTTGCACTGTTTAGTGTTCACTCTTTAGGATGAGTTTTGCTTTCATATCAAGATGGGATAAAAGATTACTAAAAGTCTCTGTGATTACACCAATAAGGGTGAGTTTGGCATGTGAATTAAAATGTGGGAGAAAATTTCAACTAACGGTGAAATGCATGCTTTCTAGCATGTAGAAGAGCTTGTTAATAGGTTTCGTTATTATGCATGTTACTCATTTCTATTTCATTGTTGCAGTGTGGAATGCAAGCATATTTATGAAAAGAGAATAATAATGCAATATATAAAGTTATCCAATCGATGTCCAATATCAGGTGGATCATTGACGTCTGATAAGCTTCACATTCCTTCTGCATCGTTGCGTTGCTCTTTGACTAGATCTTTCATCTTTGTGTGTGTTAGGTTGCCCGAAGAAATTGCATGCAGATAGCGTGGTGCAGGATGCCTTGTTACTGATTGAGATTGAGGAATTGCGCAAAGTGAACAAAGAAACTGAAGTGGAAGACTTTACTCTCCTTAATGAAGACGATTGATGATTGATTGAGTAAATCAAGAGTAGGATTTTGTGTATAAACTTTCAGTCTTGAAAAACTGCATGATGTACTGATTATATCCCATGCACACACTTGGAACACTTAACAGTTAACATCAGCGAAGTTTATATGATGGTTTTGTATTACATAATTTATCTCATGCTCAATGGTTCAGCTAGTTTTGCATGCTATGCCTGAAATCTTTTCTGTTATGATTTTGCTTCCATTACGCTTTTTCTGGTAGTTCATTTGGAAGCATCAGAATCAAAGAGTAGGTTCcaaaattaattctaaataaCACGTATAAATGCTTCTAGTGGTATAATTTGTTGCAATATGAATGTCCAATCAAGGTAATTTTGGATGGTTCAGTGTTAACTGTTTTCAcattagagagtaaagtgtgatttcTCATCATTTATTTCATATGTgggaccaagaataaatataaaaaaaaaaaccattcAAGAATAGAAAGATCATACTTTattctctaaagtgaaattcaaactttagaagaTCCAAATCCTTGTAAACGGTGTCTAGTTTTTTAAGATAGACTTTGCATTTAGGGTTTGACTGTTTGAGCCTCTCTCTTTTATATATACATTACTATATTACTATTAGTAATATATATGaaacatttttattatattgagatattAATTGTGGTGAATATT is a window encoding:
- the LOC130945895 gene encoding E3 SUMO-protein ligase MMS21, producing the protein MASSSHGEQMKIVATQFCSDDQTLIAHIRKTMTIMKEIAVEFEKHNESDKVKELEDAVLELADLSEDSVHLSSAVQAIANRYQPKEEVNNFRKLLEDEVSKLKSKSTSSDPNSNPLVRQFKEAVWKVHHEGQPMPGEEQEDIVMTSTQSSILNMTCPLTGKPVTELEEPVRSVECKHIYEKRIIMQYIKLSNRCPISGCPKKLHADSVVQDALLLIEIEELRKVNKETEVEDFTLLNEDD